The Actinomycetes bacterium genome has a window encoding:
- the coaD gene encoding pantetheine-phosphate adenylyltransferase — translation MRKVVTPGSFDPVTNGHLDIIGRAAQLFDEVTVAVLINKSKASMFTVEERMEMLRQVTGQWPNVRVDAFHGLLVYFCQERGIAAIVKGLRAVSDFDYELQMAQMNHQLAGVETLFVPTSAIYSYLSSSLVKEVATYGGDISALVPELVASRMAQHLAQP, via the coding sequence GTGCGCAAGGTCGTCACCCCCGGCTCGTTCGACCCGGTGACCAACGGACACCTCGACATCATCGGCCGGGCCGCCCAGCTGTTTGACGAGGTCACCGTTGCGGTGCTGATCAACAAGAGCAAAGCCAGCATGTTCACCGTCGAGGAGCGCATGGAGATGCTCCGCCAGGTGACCGGCCAGTGGCCCAACGTGCGGGTCGACGCCTTCCACGGCCTGCTCGTGTACTTCTGCCAGGAGCGGGGGATCGCGGCCATCGTCAAGGGGCTGCGAGCGGTCAGCGACTTCGACTACGAGCTGCAGATGGCGCAGATGAACCACCAGCTGGCCGGGGTGGAGACGCTGTTCGTGCCCACGTCCGCGATCTACAGTTACCTCTCCTCCAGCCTCGTCAAAGAGGTCGCGACCTATGGTGGGGACATCTCCGCGCTGGTGCCCGAGCTGGTGGCCAGCCGGATGGCGCAGCACCTCGCGCAGCCCTGA